One genomic segment of Streptomyces niveus includes these proteins:
- a CDS encoding superoxide dismutase, giving the protein MSLTPPGSSRPTRRAVLGGAAAATFALAATAAGAGTATAHTRPGRPESSVRPAWPAEFALPDGFRPEGIAIGGGPYAYMGSLADGSVRRADLRTGESRTVLAGATGGAATGLKLDRDGLLYISGGLSASIRVLDTRTNRLTATYRPSTAGFVNDVILYGDRAWFTNSHAPVIYTVPRGHGGGGDVREVPLGGDWEQGPAGTISANGIETTPDGRALIVVNSPAGKLFRVDPRTGHATVITLRGADGVVNGDGLLRVGRTLYVVQNRLNVITVFDLDPRARTATLRRSITDPRFDVPTTAARLGDRLYLVNARFTTPPTPETTYNAVAVELR; this is encoded by the coding sequence ATGTCCCTGACTCCCCCCGGCTCCTCCCGCCCCACCCGCCGTGCCGTGCTCGGCGGCGCCGCAGCGGCCACGTTCGCGCTCGCCGCGACGGCGGCCGGCGCGGGTACGGCCACGGCGCACACGCGGCCCGGCCGTCCCGAGAGCTCCGTCCGTCCCGCCTGGCCCGCCGAGTTCGCGCTGCCCGACGGCTTCCGCCCCGAGGGCATCGCCATCGGCGGCGGCCCGTACGCCTACATGGGCTCCCTCGCGGACGGCTCCGTCCGCCGCGCCGACCTGCGCACCGGCGAGAGCCGGACCGTTCTGGCGGGCGCGACCGGCGGCGCCGCCACCGGTCTGAAGCTCGACCGCGACGGGCTGCTGTACATCTCGGGCGGCCTGAGCGCCTCCATCCGGGTGCTCGACACCCGTACGAACCGGCTCACGGCCACGTACCGGCCGTCGACGGCCGGGTTCGTCAACGACGTGATCCTGTACGGCGACCGGGCCTGGTTCACCAACTCGCACGCCCCCGTGATCTACACCGTCCCGCGTGGCCACGGCGGAGGCGGCGACGTCCGGGAAGTCCCGCTCGGCGGCGACTGGGAGCAGGGACCCGCCGGCACCATCAGCGCCAACGGCATCGAGACGACCCCCGACGGCCGCGCGCTGATCGTCGTCAACAGCCCGGCGGGCAAGCTGTTCCGTGTGGATCCGAGGACCGGGCACGCCACGGTCATCACACTCAGGGGCGCGGACGGCGTCGTCAACGGCGACGGTCTGCTGCGCGTGGGCCGCACGCTGTACGTGGTGCAGAACCGCCTCAACGTCATCACGGTCTTCGACCTCGACCCCCGGGCCCGCACCGCGACGCTGCGCCGCTCCATCACCGATCCCCGTTTCGACGTCCCCACGACCGCGGCCCGCCTCGGCGACCGCCTCTACCTGGTCAACGCCCGCTTCACGACACCCCCGACACCGGAGACGACGTACAACGCGGTGGCCGTAGAGCTGCGTTGA
- a CDS encoding DUF7010 family protein, which produces MTTAHPTDVPSAMSRAELRGRATGAGVMAFFGLGWTACGVTAMPVTAGRAVFAVAVLASVTFAFLGARRSRAAADAPTDGDPTAATRKRVGVRFGLVVLAEWVAIFAIARVLVATDHTEAIPAFVAAVVGVHFFPLARLFGVRAYHLTGAAMCASALAAAVLAPLTSTAALWTALPGFGSATALYATCAYLLRGRHGVRH; this is translated from the coding sequence ATGACCACCGCCCATCCCACCGACGTCCCTTCGGCCATGTCCCGCGCCGAACTGCGCGGTCGCGCGACCGGCGCCGGCGTCATGGCCTTCTTCGGCCTCGGCTGGACGGCCTGCGGTGTGACGGCCATGCCGGTGACGGCGGGCCGGGCGGTGTTCGCGGTCGCCGTACTCGCCTCGGTCACCTTCGCGTTCCTGGGCGCCCGCAGGAGCCGCGCGGCGGCGGACGCCCCGACGGACGGCGACCCGACGGCGGCCACCAGGAAGAGGGTGGGCGTGCGCTTCGGTCTGGTGGTGCTCGCGGAGTGGGTGGCCATCTTCGCGATCGCCCGCGTGCTGGTGGCGACGGACCACACGGAGGCGATCCCGGCGTTCGTCGCGGCGGTGGTGGGCGTCCACTTCTTCCCGCTGGCCCGCCTGTTCGGCGTCCGCGCGTACCACCTCACGGGGGCGGCAATGTGCGCGTCGGCCCTGGCTGCGGCCGTACTGGCACCGCTGACCTCGACCGCCGCCCTGTGGACGGCGCTTCCGGGCTTCGGCTCGGCGACCGCCCTGTACGCGACGTGCGCGTACCTGCTGCGCGGGCGGCACGGCGTCAGGCACTGA
- the groL gene encoding chaperonin GroEL (60 kDa chaperone family; promotes refolding of misfolded polypeptides especially under stressful conditions; forms two stacked rings of heptamers to form a barrel-shaped 14mer; ends can be capped by GroES; misfolded proteins enter the barrel where they are refolded when GroES binds), with protein MAKIIAFDEEARRGLERGMNQLADAVKVTLGPKGRNVVLEKKWGAPTITNDGVSIAKEIELEDPYEKIGAELVKEVAKKTDDVAGDGTTTATVLAQALVREGLRNVAAGANPMALKRGIEKAIEAVSGALLEQAKDVETKEQIASTASISAADTQIGELIAEAMDKVGKEGVITVEESQTFGLELELTEGMRFDKGYISAYFATDMERMEASLDDPYILIVNSKIGSVKDVLPLLEKVIQSGKPLLIIAEDVEGEALSTLVVNKIKGTFKSVAVKAPGFGDRRKAMLNDIAILTGGTVISEEVGLKLENAGLDLLGRARKVVITKDETTIVDGAGDSEQVAGRVNQIRAEIENSDSDYDREKLQERLAKLAGGVAVIKAGAATEVELKERKHRIEDAVRNAKAAVEEGIVAGGGVALLQASSVFEKLELEGDEATGAAAVKLALEAPLKQIAVNAGLEGGVIVEKVRNLKIGHGLNAATGEYVDMIAEGIIDPAKVTRSALQNAASIAALFLTTEAVIADKPEKAGAGGAPGGMPGGDMDF; from the coding sequence ATGGCCAAGATCATCGCGTTCGACGAGGAGGCACGGCGCGGTCTCGAGCGCGGGATGAACCAGCTCGCCGACGCCGTCAAGGTCACCCTTGGCCCCAAGGGCCGAAACGTCGTCCTCGAGAAGAAGTGGGGCGCCCCCACGATCACCAACGATGGTGTTTCCATCGCCAAGGAGATCGAGCTCGAGGACCCGTACGAGAAGATCGGCGCCGAGCTGGTCAAGGAAGTCGCCAAGAAGACGGACGACGTCGCCGGTGACGGTACGACCACCGCGACCGTCCTGGCCCAGGCCCTGGTCCGCGAGGGCCTGCGCAACGTGGCCGCCGGCGCCAACCCGATGGCCCTCAAGCGCGGTATCGAGAAGGCCATCGAGGCCGTCTCCGGTGCGCTTCTGGAGCAGGCCAAGGACGTGGAGACCAAGGAGCAGATCGCTTCGACGGCCTCCATCTCCGCCGCCGACACCCAGATCGGCGAGCTCATCGCCGAGGCGATGGACAAGGTCGGCAAGGAAGGCGTCATCACCGTCGAGGAGTCGCAGACCTTCGGGCTCGAGCTTGAGCTCACCGAGGGCATGCGCTTCGACAAGGGCTACATCTCGGCGTACTTCGCCACCGACATGGAGCGTATGGAGGCGTCGCTCGACGACCCGTACATCCTGATCGTCAACTCCAAGATCGGCAGCGTCAAGGACGTTCTGCCGCTCCTGGAGAAGGTCATCCAGTCGGGCAAGCCGCTGCTGATCATCGCCGAGGACGTCGAGGGCGAGGCGCTCTCCACCCTCGTCGTCAACAAGATCAAGGGCACCTTCAAGTCCGTCGCCGTCAAGGCCCCGGGCTTCGGTGACCGCCGCAAGGCGATGCTGAACGACATCGCCATCCTCACGGGCGGCACGGTCATCTCCGAGGAGGTCGGCCTCAAGCTGGAGAACGCCGGTCTCGACCTGCTGGGCCGCGCCCGCAAGGTCGTCATCACCAAGGACGAGACCACCATCGTCGACGGTGCCGGTGACAGCGAGCAGGTCGCCGGTCGCGTGAACCAGATCCGCGCCGAGATCGAGAACTCGGACTCGGACTACGACCGCGAGAAGCTCCAGGAGCGCCTCGCGAAGCTGGCCGGCGGCGTGGCCGTCATCAAGGCCGGCGCCGCGACCGAGGTCGAGCTCAAGGAGCGCAAGCACCGCATCGAGGACGCGGTGCGCAACGCCAAGGCCGCCGTCGAGGAGGGCATCGTCGCCGGTGGTGGCGTGGCTCTGCTCCAGGCTTCCTCGGTGTTCGAGAAGCTGGAGCTCGAAGGCGACGAGGCGACGGGCGCCGCTGCCGTCAAGCTCGCGCTGGAGGCCCCGCTCAAGCAGATCGCGGTCAACGCGGGTCTTGAGGGTGGCGTCATCGTCGAGAAGGTCCGCAACCTCAAGATCGGTCACGGCCTGAACGCCGCGACCGGCGAGTACGTGGACATGATCGCCGAGGGCATCATCGACCCCGCGAAGGTCACGCGCTCCGCGCTGCAGAACGCGGCGTCCATCGCCGCGCTGTTCCTCACCACCGAGGCCGTCATCGCCGACAAGCCGGAGAAGGCCGGCGCCGGCGGCGCGCCGGGCGGCATGCCGGGCGGTGACATGGACTTCTGA
- a CDS encoding erythromycin esterase family protein, whose product MSANDRETGSAEVTAWLSENAVPLSGGLTAGAPTTDLQPLKEVLDGVRIVGLGESTRGTREFFQLKHRLLEYLVTELGFTVLAMEASASAGPAVDAYVRDGVGDPERVLTGLGFWTWRTEEILAVIKWMRAYNDGRPDDDKVRFVGIDPQRAGDSLAVLEAFLTSVAPDRLPALHSALGVLATAYPGSLPDPGQKLMHEATTLLEFVRGFDEPGTPAGAVAVRHARNLVRAADLVTRNPRHPDPERTVQAGRDRYMADAVEDVLDADPAAKVVLWGHNGHVAKDRDSGGVRPLGGHLRERYGDAYYALGLLFGSGSFRAHRIWPGPWSGVGALTGRAAEGNSVGAAPATTVEAQLAAATPRDHLLDLRPAGDAPRAVREWAEATHGTRNFGALVTRWFYRRDITPVRLSEEYDGLAYVAVSTDSRPIPPYRPVRP is encoded by the coding sequence ATGTCAGCGAATGATCGGGAGACCGGGTCCGCCGAGGTGACGGCATGGCTGTCGGAGAACGCCGTGCCCCTGAGCGGCGGCCTGACCGCCGGCGCGCCCACCACCGACCTCCAGCCGCTGAAGGAAGTCCTCGACGGCGTACGGATCGTGGGGCTGGGCGAGTCCACCCGCGGCACCCGTGAGTTCTTCCAGCTCAAGCACCGCCTGCTGGAGTACCTGGTCACCGAACTCGGCTTCACCGTCCTGGCCATGGAGGCGAGCGCGTCCGCCGGCCCGGCCGTCGACGCGTACGTGCGCGACGGCGTCGGCGACCCCGAACGGGTGCTGACCGGGCTGGGGTTCTGGACCTGGCGCACCGAAGAGATCCTGGCCGTGATCAAGTGGATGCGCGCGTACAACGACGGGCGTCCGGACGACGACAAGGTCCGCTTCGTCGGCATCGACCCGCAGCGGGCCGGGGATTCGCTCGCGGTGCTCGAAGCGTTCCTGACCAGCGTGGCGCCGGACCGGCTGCCCGCCCTGCACTCCGCGCTCGGCGTGCTCGCCACCGCGTATCCGGGCTCGCTGCCCGACCCCGGGCAGAAGCTGATGCACGAGGCCACCACGCTGCTGGAGTTCGTGCGCGGCTTCGACGAGCCCGGCACCCCCGCCGGGGCCGTGGCGGTACGGCACGCCCGCAATCTGGTCCGGGCCGCCGATCTGGTGACGCGCAACCCGCGGCACCCGGACCCGGAGCGGACCGTCCAGGCCGGACGGGACCGGTACATGGCGGACGCCGTCGAGGACGTCCTGGACGCGGACCCGGCGGCCAAGGTGGTGCTCTGGGGCCACAACGGCCATGTCGCGAAGGACCGTGACTCCGGCGGCGTCCGGCCGCTCGGCGGGCATCTGCGCGAGCGGTACGGCGACGCGTACTACGCCCTCGGGCTCCTCTTCGGCTCGGGCTCCTTCCGCGCCCACCGCATCTGGCCGGGCCCCTGGAGCGGCGTCGGCGCACTGACGGGCCGGGCCGCCGAGGGCAACTCCGTCGGCGCCGCACCCGCGACCACCGTGGAGGCCCAACTGGCCGCCGCCACACCGCGGGACCATCTGCTGGACCTGCGCCCCGCCGGGGACGCGCCGCGCGCCGTACGGGAGTGGGCAGAGGCCACGCACGGGACGCGCAACTTCGGCGCGCTGGTGACGCGCTGGTTCTACCGGCGCGACATCACTCCGGTCCGGCTGTCGGAGGAGTACGACGGCCTGGCCTATGTCGCGGTCTCGACGGATTCGCGCCCGATCCCGCCGTACAGGCCCGTAAGGCCGTAG